The Gemmatimonadota bacterium genome has a segment encoding these proteins:
- a CDS encoding DUF1573 domain-containing protein, whose translation TNQGNRDLRVQSVKTSCGCTAAVIAADTIPPGTEGTIQATFDTKRFAGQKAKDIRVHTNDPLRPVTTLTLRGEITVEVQVQPAQLYLGRLQRGSPTTRTVTVLYDENKSLEITDITNANPAISVRAEDAQVEGKKGKALRVSVSKTVPRGPLNDTITVTTTSQRKPTISISVVGNVEGDISVSPSQVSFGVVRQGVGETRTVRIKNRSAQPLGIGQVRSSLDNVVPELTEVTPGKEFELRLHITGDTEPGRIRGSVEVMTDHPEETQLTIPLFGIVAAAQQASR comes from the coding sequence CACCAATCAGGGCAACCGGGATTTGCGGGTGCAGTCCGTCAAAACCTCGTGCGGCTGTACCGCCGCGGTGATTGCCGCGGATACCATCCCGCCCGGCACGGAGGGCACTATTCAGGCCACGTTTGACACCAAGCGGTTTGCCGGCCAGAAGGCCAAAGACATCCGTGTCCATACCAACGATCCCCTCAGACCGGTCACGACCCTGACGCTCCGGGGAGAGATTACCGTCGAGGTGCAGGTGCAGCCGGCCCAGCTGTATCTGGGACGGCTCCAGCGCGGCTCCCCCACCACACGCACGGTCACGGTCCTGTACGATGAAAACAAATCCCTGGAAATCACAGACATTACCAACGCCAATCCCGCCATCAGCGTCCGGGCCGAAGACGCCCAGGTCGAGGGCAAAAAGGGCAAGGCGCTTCGGGTGAGCGTCTCCAAAACCGTGCCGCGTGGCCCGCTCAACGACACCATTACGGTTACCACCACGAGCCAAAGAAAGCCGACCATCAGTATTTCGGTCGTAGGCAACGTCGAGGGCGATATCAGTGTCTCGCCCTCCCAGGTCTCGTTCGGGGTCGTCCGCCAGGGAGTCGGCGAGACGCGGACGGTGCGCATCAAGAACCGCTCCGCCCAGCCCCTCGGCATCGGACAGGTGCGGAGTTCGCTTGACAACGTTGTTCCCGAGCTGACCGAGGTCACGCCGGGCAAAGAGTTTGAGTTGCGCTTGCATATCACGGGCGACACCGAGCCGGGCCGGATACGCGGCAGCGTTGAGGTCATGACCGACCATCCCGAAGAAACACAGCTCACGATTCCCCTGTTCGGTATTGTCGCTGCCGCGCAGCAGGCCAGCCGCTAA